In Deltaproteobacteria bacterium, the DNA window TTGAAGAAGGGCTGGAGGAAATTCGCGCCGGCCGGATGGTTATTCTGGTCAACGAAGACGCGCCGGACAGCGATGGCTTCTTCTGCTTGGCGGCAGAAAGAGTCACGGCCGAAGCGATCAATTACATGCTGCACCATGGCCGCGGCATCATCTACGTCAATCTGCTCGACGAAAGAATCCGCGAGCTGGGCATTCCGCTGGTGCCGGAAGAGAATAGCCCGCTGTCGGGCCTCCTGTGCGGCGCTTCATTTACGGTTCGCCTCGAGGGTGTCCACGGGGTTTCCGCCCAGGGGCGGGCTCATACGATCTTGGCCGCCATCGACGACAAAACGACCCACGAAGATCTGGTGATTCCCGGCCACGTGCAGCCGCTCCAGGCGCGCGTCGGCGGCGTGTTGGCGCGCTCGGGACGCACCGACGCGTCGGTGGATTTGGCGCGGCTTGCCGGTTTCAAGCCGGCCGGTGTGCTTTGCCAAATTTTAGAAGAAGACGGCTCGGTGGCGCTCCTGCCCGCGCTGTTCAAATTGGCCGAGCGGCTCGGCCACAAGGTGCTCTCGGTGGCCAGTCTGATTGCCCACCGGCTGCGCAACGAAAGCCTGGTAAATCGGGTGGCCGAAGAGGAGTTTCCAACGATTTACGGCGGCAATTATAAAGCGATCGTTTA includes these proteins:
- the ribA gene encoding GTP cyclohydrolase II, giving the protein MSIATIEEGLEEIRAGRMVILVNEDAPDSDGFFCLAAERVTAEAINYMLHHGRGIIYVNLLDERIRELGIPLVPEENSPLSGLLCGASFTVRLEGVHGVSAQGRAHTILAAIDDKTTHEDLVIPGHVQPLQARVGGVLARSGRTDASVDLARLAGFKPAGVLCQILEEDGSVALLPALFKLAERLGHKVLSVASLIAHRLRNESLVNRVAEEEFPTIYGGNYKAIVYRNAVDGSEHIALIKGDISAEGGALVRVHSECLTGDVFGSERCDCGDQIRHSLRMIDERGQGVLIYMHQEGRGIGLTNKIKAYALQDQGRDTVEANLELGFKEDLRDYGIGAQILRDLNVKQVHLLTNNPRKIAGLEGYGVNVVDRVPLEISPRDSNIHYLRTKQRKLGHLLSNLDVKAAKH